In Arthrobacter sp. CDRTa11, one DNA window encodes the following:
- a CDS encoding ParA family protein, protein MSSEQGSATLEGTELDLEDAVMGPTGRPYREFPEPAPLSSHGPARVIAMVNQKGGVGKTTSTINLAAALAEYGRRVLLVDFDPQGALSAGLGINPHELDLTIYNVLMDRKVDIRDAIHQTGVENVDLLPANIDLSAAEVQLVNEVAREQVLDRALKKVEDDYDVVLIDCQPSLGLLTVNALTAAHGVIIPLICEFFALRAVALLVETIDKVQDRLNPRLQVDGVLATMYDARTLHSREVITRLVEAFGDKVFETVIKRSIKFADATVAAEPITSYAGNHIGADAYRRLAKELISRGGAP, encoded by the coding sequence GTGAGCAGCGAACAGGGTTCAGCAACTCTGGAAGGCACGGAACTGGATCTGGAAGACGCCGTGATGGGTCCCACCGGGCGCCCGTACCGCGAATTCCCGGAACCTGCCCCTCTGTCGTCCCATGGTCCGGCCCGTGTCATCGCCATGGTCAACCAAAAAGGCGGCGTCGGCAAAACCACGTCCACCATCAACCTGGCCGCGGCCTTGGCAGAATACGGCCGCAGGGTCCTGCTGGTGGACTTCGACCCCCAGGGCGCTTTGTCCGCCGGCCTCGGTATTAATCCCCATGAACTCGACCTCACGATCTACAACGTCCTCATGGACCGCAAAGTGGACATCCGCGATGCCATCCACCAAACGGGCGTCGAGAATGTGGACCTGCTGCCGGCGAATATCGATCTCTCCGCCGCCGAAGTGCAGCTGGTCAACGAGGTAGCCCGGGAACAGGTCCTGGACCGCGCGCTCAAGAAGGTGGAGGACGACTACGACGTTGTGCTCATCGACTGCCAGCCTTCGCTGGGACTCCTGACTGTGAACGCCCTGACCGCCGCCCATGGCGTCATCATTCCCCTGATCTGCGAGTTCTTCGCGCTCCGGGCTGTCGCACTGCTGGTGGAGACCATCGACAAAGTCCAGGACAGGCTGAATCCCCGCCTGCAGGTGGACGGCGTGCTAGCCACCATGTACGACGCCCGCACCCTGCACAGCCGTGAGGTCATCACCCGCCTGGTGGAGGCTTTCGGGGACAAGGTCTTCGAGACAGTCATCAAGCGTTCCATCAAGTTTGCTGATGCCACGGTTGCCGCGGAGCCCATCACCAGCTATGCCGGCAACCACATCGGTGCCGATGCCTACCGCCGCCTGGCCAAAGAGCTGATCTCCCGCGGTGGCGCACCCTAG
- a CDS encoding segregation and condensation protein A, whose protein sequence is MPETKPGFEVRLANFTGPFDLLLGLIAKHQLDITEVAIATVTDEFIKYIRKLQKLGEEWALDEASEFLVIAATLLDLKAARLLPAGEVEDDEDIALLEARDLLFARLLQYKAFKQVAGLIGATLEQEAQRFPRQVALEEHFAAMLPELVWKHTPDQFARLAEAALKPKTPRPTEVGLAHLHGSTVSVREQAEILGLRLQLGKPLSFRALIADADSTLVVVARFLALLEMFRDKVVSFDQLSPLGDLTVHWTADGQDWSTENLSEEYEEQQ, encoded by the coding sequence GTGCCTGAAACCAAACCCGGCTTTGAGGTCCGGCTGGCCAACTTCACCGGGCCTTTTGACCTCCTGCTTGGCCTGATCGCCAAGCACCAGCTGGACATCACCGAGGTGGCCATCGCAACGGTCACCGATGAATTCATTAAGTACATCAGGAAGCTCCAGAAGCTCGGCGAGGAATGGGCCCTGGATGAAGCCAGTGAGTTCCTGGTCATCGCCGCCACCCTGCTTGACCTGAAGGCCGCCCGGCTGCTTCCCGCCGGCGAAGTGGAGGACGATGAAGACATCGCACTGCTTGAAGCCCGCGATCTCCTTTTCGCCCGCCTGCTCCAATACAAGGCGTTCAAGCAGGTGGCGGGCCTGATCGGCGCCACCCTCGAGCAGGAGGCGCAGAGGTTCCCCCGCCAGGTGGCCCTCGAGGAACACTTCGCCGCCATGCTCCCCGAACTTGTCTGGAAGCACACCCCGGACCAATTTGCCAGGCTGGCCGAGGCTGCGCTGAAGCCCAAGACGCCCAGGCCAACCGAGGTGGGCCTGGCACATCTGCACGGCAGCACGGTCAGTGTCAGGGAACAGGCCGAAATCCTTGGCCTCCGGCTGCAGCTGGGGAAGCCTCTGTCCTTCCGGGCCCTGATTGCTGATGCAGACTCAACCCTGGTGGTGGTGGCCAGGTTCCTCGCCCTGCTGGAGATGTTCCGGGACAAGGTGGTGTCCTTCGACCAGCTTTCCCCGCTGGGGGACCTCACTGTGCATTGGACCGCTGACGGCCAGGACTGGTCCACGGAAAACTTGAGCGAAGAATATGAGGAGCAGCAGTGA
- a CDS encoding pseudouridine synthase yields the protein MTQAGRQGSPRNSSGRNSSERNSTEGGASRNPAQGGGSRGGAQGGGFRGSAGKRGGGFGGAGFSGGDRPYKAPRPREERFIDPDEAPAAQDGRATSDWKPNAKPSSRKPAARKPGANKAPGTPGALKPKPRTGKPGAAASRAFGSERFGQNLGPVRKPARKRGPRGAVPQSELHDADGVRLQKVMAQAGVASRRVCEEMIAEGRVEVDGQVVTELGVRVDPKTAVIHVDGLRIQLDDNLVYMVFNKPKGVVSTMEDPDGRPCISDFVRKTHQGERLFHVGRLDVATEGLLLLTNDGELANRLTHPSYEVPKTYLVQVRGPFPQGVGAQLKAGVELEDGIASVDSFKLVDSTPGHVLIEVVLHSGKNRIVRRLFDEVGFPVLRLVRVKVGPIGLGDQRQGSIRNLGKQEVGHLLASVGL from the coding sequence ATGACACAGGCGGGACGCCAGGGTTCACCACGTAACAGTTCGGGACGTAACAGTTCAGAACGCAACTCAACAGAGGGCGGCGCAAGCCGCAATCCCGCCCAGGGCGGCGGCAGCCGCGGCGGTGCGCAGGGCGGCGGGTTCCGCGGCAGTGCCGGCAAGCGCGGCGGCGGCTTCGGCGGTGCCGGCTTTAGCGGCGGCGACCGGCCCTACAAGGCACCCAGGCCCCGCGAAGAGCGCTTCATCGATCCGGACGAGGCCCCCGCAGCCCAGGACGGACGGGCCACCTCGGACTGGAAGCCCAACGCCAAGCCTTCCTCGCGTAAGCCTGCCGCCCGCAAGCCTGGCGCCAACAAGGCTCCCGGCACTCCTGGTGCGCTCAAGCCTAAGCCCCGCACCGGCAAGCCGGGAGCGGCGGCATCGCGCGCCTTCGGCAGCGAACGTTTTGGCCAGAACCTTGGCCCCGTCCGCAAGCCGGCGCGCAAGCGCGGCCCCCGCGGCGCTGTTCCACAGTCTGAACTGCACGATGCCGACGGCGTCCGCCTGCAGAAGGTCATGGCCCAGGCCGGCGTGGCTTCACGCCGCGTCTGTGAGGAAATGATCGCTGAAGGCCGGGTGGAAGTTGACGGCCAGGTGGTCACCGAACTCGGTGTGCGCGTGGATCCCAAAACTGCTGTTATCCACGTCGACGGCCTCCGCATCCAGCTGGATGACAATCTGGTCTACATGGTCTTTAACAAGCCCAAGGGCGTGGTGTCCACCATGGAGGACCCCGACGGACGTCCCTGCATCAGTGACTTCGTGCGCAAGACCCACCAGGGCGAACGCCTGTTCCATGTGGGCCGGCTGGACGTCGCCACCGAGGGCCTGCTGCTGCTGACCAACGACGGCGAACTGGCCAACCGGCTGACGCACCCTTCCTACGAGGTGCCCAAGACGTACCTCGTCCAGGTCCGCGGCCCCTTCCCCCAGGGTGTTGGCGCCCAGCTGAAGGCAGGCGTGGAGCTGGAGGACGGCATCGCATCCGTTGACTCCTTCAAACTGGTGGACTCCACCCCTGGCCACGTGCTGATCGAAGTGGTCCTGCACTCCGGCAAGAACCGGATTGTCCGGCGCCTCTTTGATGAGGTGGGCTTCCCGGTCCTGCGCCTGGTGCGCGTCAAGGTTGGACCCATCGGCCTGGGCGACCAGCGCCAGGGCAGCATCCGGAACCTCGGCAAGCAGGAAGTCGGTCACCTGCTGGCATCCGTAGGGCTCTGA
- a CDS encoding MmgE/PrpD family protein: MVKEHHVRVYKSEENLAREDQLAHKIAVVAADPVEVGDDVTEMVINRIIDNASVAVASLNRAPIIAARAQALSHGPSTGGKGAKVFGIAERVSPEWAAWANGVAVRELDYHDTFLAADYSHPGDNIPPILAVAQHKGSSGRDLVRAIATGYEIQVNLVKAICLHKHKIDHVAHLGPSAAAGIGTLLGLDVETIFQSVGQALHTTTATRQSRKGEISTWKAHAPAFAGKMAVEAADRAMRGQTSPVPIYEGEDGVIAWMLDGPDASYTVPLPTPGEAKRAILDTYTKEHSAEYQAQAWIDLARKLHKEHPEATDPANVQSVLIKTSHHTHYVIGSGANDPQKYSPTASRETLDHSIPYIFAVALQDGAWHHVDSYSPERAARPDTVELWHKVTTEEDAEWTRRYHSLDINEKAFGGSVEITLANGTVITDEIAVADAHPLGARPFAREQYVHKFRTLASGLVDEEEIERFLDAASRTPHLAEGELDQLNITAAAGVIDFGAAPQGLF; the protein is encoded by the coding sequence ATGGTCAAGGAACACCACGTCCGTGTGTACAAAAGCGAGGAAAACCTGGCCCGGGAGGACCAGTTGGCGCACAAGATAGCTGTGGTCGCGGCGGATCCCGTGGAGGTGGGCGATGACGTCACCGAGATGGTGATTAACCGGATCATCGACAACGCTTCGGTGGCAGTCGCTTCCCTCAACCGTGCCCCCATCATCGCCGCCCGGGCGCAGGCGCTCAGCCATGGTCCCAGCACCGGCGGCAAGGGCGCCAAGGTCTTTGGCATCGCCGAGCGCGTCTCCCCCGAATGGGCGGCCTGGGCAAACGGTGTGGCCGTCCGTGAGCTGGACTACCACGACACCTTCCTGGCAGCGGACTACTCCCACCCCGGGGACAACATCCCGCCCATCCTCGCGGTGGCTCAGCACAAGGGCTCCAGCGGCAGGGACCTGGTGCGCGCCATTGCCACCGGGTATGAAATCCAGGTCAACCTGGTGAAGGCCATCTGCCTGCACAAGCACAAAATCGACCACGTCGCCCACCTGGGACCATCCGCCGCCGCCGGCATCGGCACGCTCCTGGGGCTCGACGTCGAAACGATCTTCCAGTCTGTAGGCCAGGCACTGCACACCACCACCGCTACCCGACAGTCGCGCAAGGGTGAGATCTCCACGTGGAAGGCCCACGCCCCCGCGTTCGCGGGAAAAATGGCCGTGGAAGCTGCCGATCGCGCCATGCGGGGCCAGACCTCCCCGGTGCCCATCTATGAAGGCGAAGACGGCGTGATCGCGTGGATGCTTGACGGCCCTGACGCCTCCTACACCGTTCCGCTGCCCACCCCCGGTGAGGCCAAACGGGCCATCCTGGACACCTACACCAAGGAGCACTCCGCGGAGTACCAGGCGCAGGCGTGGATCGACCTGGCCCGCAAGCTCCATAAGGAGCACCCGGAGGCCACCGACCCGGCGAACGTACAGTCCGTGCTGATCAAGACCAGCCACCACACCCACTACGTCATCGGCTCCGGAGCCAACGACCCCCAGAAGTACAGCCCCACGGCCAGCCGCGAGACCCTGGACCACTCCATCCCGTACATTTTTGCTGTCGCCCTGCAGGACGGTGCCTGGCATCACGTGGACTCGTACTCCCCGGAACGGGCGGCACGGCCAGACACTGTGGAACTGTGGCATAAGGTCACCACCGAGGAAGACGCAGAGTGGACCCGCCGGTACCACTCCCTGGACATCAACGAAAAGGCGTTCGGCGGCTCGGTGGAGATCACCCTCGCCAACGGCACCGTCATCACCGACGAAATCGCCGTCGCGGATGCCCACCCGCTGGGCGCCCGCCCGTTCGCCCGGGAGCAGTACGTTCACAAATTCCGCACCTTGGCTTCCGGGCTGGTGGACGAGGAGGAAATTGAGCGTTTCCTTGACGCCGCTTCGCGCACTCCCCACCTCGCCGAGGGAGAGCTGGACCAGTTGAACATCACAGCCGCGGCCGGAGTCATTGATTTCGGCGCCGCGCCCCAGGGGCTGTTCTAA
- the prpB gene encoding methylisocitrate lyase produces the protein MLYSAVTPEQKRITLRELLASGTIQQFPGAFNPLSARLIGEKGFAGVYISGAVLANDLGLPDIGLTTLTEVATRAGQIARMTDLPCLVDADTGFGEPMNVARTVQELENAGLAGLHIEDQFNPKRCGHLDGKNVVDLDTATKRIRAAVDSRRDPNFLIMARTDIRATDGLEAAQDRARALVDAGADAIFPEAMKDLSEFQAIRDAVDVPILANMTEFGQSALFTVDQLAAAGVNMIIYPVTLLRSAMGAAERTLESIKADGTQEAQVGTMLTRARLYDLVDYEAYNRFDTGIFNFQIPGK, from the coding sequence ATGCTGTACTCGGCCGTCACCCCTGAGCAGAAGCGGATCACCCTCCGCGAGCTCCTCGCGTCCGGAACCATCCAGCAGTTCCCGGGGGCCTTCAATCCGCTCTCCGCACGGCTCATCGGGGAGAAGGGCTTCGCCGGTGTCTACATCTCCGGCGCCGTGCTCGCCAACGACCTGGGGCTGCCGGACATCGGCCTGACCACGCTGACTGAGGTAGCCACCCGCGCCGGGCAGATCGCCCGCATGACCGACCTGCCCTGCCTGGTGGACGCCGACACGGGCTTCGGCGAACCGATGAACGTGGCCCGCACGGTCCAGGAACTCGAAAATGCCGGCCTGGCAGGCCTGCACATCGAGGACCAGTTCAATCCCAAACGCTGCGGCCACCTTGACGGGAAGAACGTGGTGGACCTGGACACCGCTACCAAACGGATCCGGGCCGCCGTGGACTCACGCCGCGACCCGAACTTCCTCATAATGGCCAGGACCGACATCCGGGCAACTGACGGCCTGGAAGCAGCGCAGGACAGGGCCAGGGCCCTGGTGGACGCCGGAGCAGACGCGATCTTCCCCGAAGCCATGAAGGACCTTTCCGAATTCCAGGCGATCAGGGATGCGGTGGACGTCCCCATCCTGGCCAACATGACAGAATTCGGCCAAAGCGCGCTCTTCACGGTGGACCAGCTCGCCGCTGCCGGCGTCAACATGATCATTTATCCGGTGACGCTCCTCCGTAGTGCCATGGGCGCCGCGGAGCGTACGCTGGAATCGATCAAGGCTGACGGAACCCAGGAGGCGCAGGTCGGAACCATGCTGACGCGTGCGCGCTTGTATGACCTCGTTGACTACGAGGCCTACAACCGCTTCGATACCGGGATCTTTAACTTCCAGATACCCGGTAAGTGA
- a CDS encoding cation:dicarboxylate symporter family transporter, translating to MASQRGESAAPAKAARKGLDKSHYLYIAVIAAVILGALVGLMFPEVGKALKPLGDGFIKLIKMMIAPIIFCTIVLGIGSIAKAATVGKVGGLALGYFVLMSTFALGIGLVVGNLIHPGEGLKLAAYDPNKKAEVDSTVAFLLGIIPGDIPVLPTLFAAILVGFALQKMGPQGAPVLKAISHGQVLVFRILIMIMWLAPVGAFGAIAAVVGATGVAAIVSMFTLMAAFYITCALFIVVILGGLLQVVTGVNIFKLMKYLAREYLLIFSTSSSEAALPRLIAKMEHLGVSKPVVGVTVPTGYSFNLDGTAIYLTMASLFVANAMGTPLDLGAQVSLLIFMIIASKGAAGVTGAGLATLAAGLQAHKPELLGGVGMIVGIDRFMSEARALTNFTGNAVATLLIGTWVKEIDGEQVTRVLSGEEPFDETTMIAGHHEVQESPASGKAVPATV from the coding sequence ATGGCTTCTCAACGAGGAGAGTCAGCAGCGCCTGCAAAGGCCGCCCGCAAGGGGCTGGACAAATCCCACTACCTCTACATTGCCGTCATCGCCGCCGTGATCCTGGGCGCCCTTGTCGGTCTGATGTTCCCCGAGGTCGGCAAAGCGCTGAAACCGCTTGGCGACGGCTTCATCAAGCTCATCAAGATGATGATCGCGCCGATCATCTTCTGCACCATCGTCCTGGGCATTGGCTCCATCGCCAAGGCAGCCACCGTTGGCAAGGTGGGCGGCCTGGCCCTGGGCTACTTTGTCCTTATGTCCACCTTCGCCCTGGGCATTGGCCTTGTGGTTGGTAACCTGATCCACCCCGGTGAAGGTTTGAAGCTGGCCGCATACGACCCCAACAAGAAGGCAGAAGTAGACAGCACCGTTGCCTTCCTCCTGGGCATCATTCCGGGCGACATTCCGGTTCTGCCCACACTCTTCGCCGCCATCCTCGTAGGCTTTGCCCTCCAGAAGATGGGCCCGCAGGGCGCTCCTGTCCTGAAGGCCATCAGCCACGGCCAGGTGCTGGTATTCCGGATCCTCATCATGATCATGTGGCTTGCTCCGGTGGGCGCCTTCGGTGCCATCGCTGCAGTCGTCGGCGCGACCGGTGTCGCTGCAATCGTCAGCATGTTCACCCTGATGGCCGCCTTCTACATCACCTGCGCCCTCTTCATCGTGGTGATCCTCGGTGGCCTGCTTCAGGTAGTGACCGGCGTGAACATCTTCAAGCTGATGAAGTACCTGGCCCGCGAATACCTCCTGATCTTCTCCACCTCTTCTTCCGAGGCAGCACTGCCCCGCCTCATCGCCAAGATGGAGCACCTGGGTGTGTCCAAGCCGGTTGTTGGCGTCACCGTACCCACCGGTTACTCCTTCAACCTGGACGGCACCGCCATCTACCTGACCATGGCGTCACTCTTCGTGGCCAACGCCATGGGAACCCCGTTGGATCTCGGCGCCCAGGTTTCCCTGCTGATCTTCATGATCATCGCCTCCAAGGGTGCAGCCGGTGTCACCGGTGCAGGCCTGGCCACACTGGCCGCCGGCCTGCAGGCACACAAGCCGGAACTGCTCGGCGGCGTTGGCATGATCGTCGGAATCGACCGGTTCATGTCTGAAGCCCGCGCTCTGACCAACTTCACCGGCAACGCGGTAGCCACCCTCCTGATCGGTACCTGGGTCAAGGAAATCGACGGCGAGCAGGTCACCCGTGTCCTGTCCGGCGAGGAGCCCTTCGACGAGACGACCATGATCGCCGGCCACCACGAGGTCCAGGAAAGCCCGGCCTCGGGCAAGGCTGTTCCCGCCACCGTCTAG
- a CDS encoding response regulator codes for MSEIRVLVVEDEPVASAAHAAYVGRLEGFTLAGTAPDGQSALRLLSDFAASGDPVELVLLDMNLPDLHGLDIARRMRASGILADIIAITAVRELAIVRSAVAIGVVQYLIKPFTYATFADKLASYRLFRQQLASPEPGSGSRRTGASQSEVDQAFASLRAPSEMPLPKGLSVSTLESVQDYMKQHSEAVSAAEVMDALGMSRVTARRYLEYLADAGTVSRTARYGTPGRPENEYKWSGR; via the coding sequence GTGAGTGAAATCCGCGTCCTCGTGGTGGAGGACGAGCCGGTTGCCTCCGCGGCCCACGCTGCATACGTGGGCAGGCTTGAGGGTTTCACGCTTGCCGGTACCGCTCCGGACGGACAGTCCGCGCTCCGCCTCCTCTCCGACTTTGCCGCCTCCGGTGACCCTGTGGAACTCGTCCTGCTGGACATGAACCTTCCCGATCTTCATGGCCTGGACATTGCCCGGCGGATGCGCGCGTCCGGAATACTCGCTGACATCATCGCCATCACGGCTGTCCGGGAACTGGCCATCGTCCGGAGCGCCGTGGCCATCGGCGTTGTCCAGTACCTCATCAAGCCCTTCACCTACGCCACCTTCGCGGACAAGCTGGCCAGCTACCGCCTGTTCCGGCAACAGCTCGCCTCCCCCGAGCCCGGCTCTGGTTCGCGAAGGACCGGCGCCTCGCAGAGCGAGGTGGACCAGGCCTTCGCAAGCCTCCGGGCGCCGTCAGAGATGCCTTTGCCGAAAGGACTCTCCGTTTCAACACTGGAGTCTGTCCAGGACTACATGAAGCAACACTCCGAGGCTGTCTCAGCCGCGGAGGTCATGGATGCGCTGGGCATGTCCCGCGTCACGGCACGGCGCTACCTGGAGTATTTGGCCGATGCCGGAACAGTGTCCCGGACGGCCCGTTACGGGACGCCCGGGCGGCCGGAGAACGAATACAAGTGGAGTGGGCGCTAA
- the scpB gene encoding SMC-Scp complex subunit ScpB, giving the protein MVLDQPATATELASGLNLTVAVVEQFLAELQREYSGYTVKAPDTDVASDAGFSSSPRGFELRNIAGGWRIYSRTEFADVVGRFVLEGQTARLTQAALETLAVIAYRQPVSRARVSAIRGVNVDSVVRTLTQRGLIEDSGTDPESGAILYRTTSYFLERMGIGSVADLPQLSPHLPGLEGIEEFYDAERM; this is encoded by the coding sequence ATGGTTCTTGACCAGCCGGCCACCGCCACCGAGTTGGCATCGGGATTGAACCTGACCGTCGCCGTCGTCGAACAGTTCCTTGCGGAACTGCAGCGTGAGTATAGCGGCTATACTGTTAAAGCCCCGGACACGGACGTTGCCAGCGACGCTGGCTTCAGCTCCAGCCCCCGGGGTTTTGAATTGCGGAATATCGCCGGTGGCTGGCGGATCTACTCACGCACGGAATTTGCCGACGTCGTTGGCAGGTTTGTGCTTGAAGGTCAGACAGCCAGGCTCACGCAGGCGGCGCTGGAAACACTCGCTGTCATCGCGTACCGGCAGCCCGTTTCCAGGGCAAGGGTGTCTGCAATTCGAGGAGTCAATGTTGATTCTGTCGTACGGACACTGACACAGCGCGGGCTGATCGAAGACTCGGGAACAGACCCCGAGTCGGGCGCCATCCTCTACCGGACCACGTCGTATTTCCTGGAACGGATGGGGATCGGCTCTGTGGCGGACCTGCCTCAGCTTTCCCCCCATCTTCCGGGGCTGGAAGGCATCGAGGAGTTCTACGACGCCGAAAGAATGTAG
- a CDS encoding GntR family transcriptional regulator, with protein sequence MRASDRAYAALREDIVEWRLRPGTLLAEVEQSERLGVSRTPLREALGRLTAEGLTTAAGGRGVVVTDISLADIDELFELRETLEGRAAALAAERGNPEEFRELHRELLAGKELIRSDDPAKHEYYGLVARLDAAIDAAISNSYLAQAMGSLRVHLVRVRRLAANDAPRLAAAASEHAAIAEAIAERNPRLAEAATTVHLHRSLSHLKATHTPQ encoded by the coding sequence ATGCGTGCCAGCGACAGGGCCTATGCCGCCCTCCGTGAGGACATTGTGGAATGGCGCCTGCGTCCCGGCACGCTGCTCGCGGAAGTGGAACAGTCAGAGCGCTTGGGCGTCTCGCGCACCCCCCTGCGGGAGGCGCTGGGCCGGCTCACCGCAGAAGGGCTGACGACGGCGGCGGGCGGCCGGGGCGTCGTCGTCACCGATATTTCCCTGGCGGACATCGACGAACTGTTCGAGCTGCGTGAAACGCTCGAAGGCAGGGCTGCGGCCCTCGCTGCGGAACGGGGCAATCCTGAGGAGTTCAGGGAACTGCACCGGGAACTGCTGGCCGGCAAGGAGCTGATCCGCAGCGACGATCCTGCAAAGCATGAATACTACGGGCTTGTGGCGCGCCTTGACGCCGCCATAGATGCAGCAATTTCGAACTCCTACCTGGCCCAGGCCATGGGCAGCCTCAGGGTCCATCTGGTACGGGTCCGCCGGCTGGCAGCCAACGACGCTCCACGCCTTGCCGCGGCAGCGTCCGAACACGCCGCCATTGCCGAGGCTATTGCCGAACGCAATCCCCGCCTGGCCGAGGCCGCCACCACCGTGCACCTGCACCGCAGTCTTTCCCACCTCAAAGCAACGCATACACCTCAATAA
- a CDS encoding sensor histidine kinase yields MIHRWSIARRLFVANLLIVLAFLAIVGTATFTDARDRAYEEAGRRMTGVAAAIAANPLVLQAADAPDPTAVLQPYALDVMAGAGVDFVTIMAPDRTRWTHPRDEEIGRPYIGSIDAALQGGVLTEVTAGTLGPSVRTIVPVKDAGGNVKALVAAGVTVRTVDVALSSRLPALLGIGLALLVGGSVASWLLGRYLRKVTRGWGPEQLAQLFAYYESVLHSVREGLILIDTKGRVVMYNDQAAELLGLEPRGSGDDPSQPPSLADLPLADSLKELFESGRTALDEIHLTGPRIVVVNQGPALGPDAPGGRRPAVFGTVATIRDRTEIESLGSELQTMRTLSDALRAQTHEHANRLHTMVSLLELGRTREALEFATKDLELSQQLTDEMISSVDEPVLSALIMGKASEANERGVKLSLRTLGSASLTGLAVQDLVTILGNLLDNAIDAAADGEAPREVELTVESDAEGLDITVRDSGSGVDPEAVEHIFKHGFSTKKAGPFGRGVGLALVRQAVQRLDGTMTITGTDGAQFHVFLPAMAPGADKEEQYQ; encoded by the coding sequence ATGATCCACCGCTGGAGTATCGCCCGCCGGCTGTTTGTAGCCAACCTGCTGATTGTGCTGGCCTTCCTCGCGATCGTGGGCACCGCAACGTTCACCGACGCCCGGGACCGCGCCTACGAGGAAGCCGGGCGCCGTATGACGGGGGTGGCTGCGGCCATCGCTGCGAATCCCTTGGTGCTCCAGGCAGCGGACGCCCCGGATCCGACGGCGGTCCTGCAGCCGTATGCACTGGATGTGATGGCGGGAGCGGGCGTGGACTTTGTCACGATCATGGCCCCGGACCGCACCAGGTGGACCCATCCGCGGGATGAGGAAATCGGCCGGCCGTACATTGGTTCCATCGATGCCGCACTCCAGGGCGGCGTCCTGACGGAGGTCACGGCAGGCACCTTGGGACCGTCGGTGCGAACCATCGTCCCCGTCAAGGACGCAGGCGGCAACGTGAAGGCGCTGGTCGCAGCCGGCGTTACGGTCCGGACCGTCGACGTGGCCCTGTCCAGCAGGCTGCCGGCGCTGCTGGGCATCGGCCTGGCCTTGCTCGTGGGCGGATCGGTTGCTTCGTGGCTGTTGGGCCGTTACCTTCGCAAGGTCACGCGGGGCTGGGGACCGGAACAGCTCGCCCAGCTCTTCGCCTATTACGAATCCGTCCTGCACTCCGTCCGGGAAGGGCTCATCCTGATCGACACCAAAGGCAGGGTGGTCATGTATAACGACCAGGCTGCTGAACTGCTGGGGCTCGAGCCCCGGGGATCGGGCGATGATCCTTCCCAGCCGCCGTCGCTGGCCGACCTTCCCCTTGCCGACAGCCTGAAGGAACTTTTTGAATCGGGGCGCACCGCCCTCGACGAAATCCATCTGACAGGACCGCGCATCGTGGTGGTAAACCAGGGCCCCGCCCTTGGTCCCGACGCACCAGGCGGGCGCCGCCCCGCCGTGTTCGGCACGGTGGCCACCATCCGCGACCGGACGGAAATTGAATCCCTGGGCAGCGAACTCCAGACCATGAGGACACTCTCTGACGCGCTCCGGGCCCAAACACACGAACATGCCAACAGGCTGCACACCATGGTGTCCCTCCTCGAACTGGGCCGGACCCGGGAGGCGCTGGAGTTCGCCACGAAGGATCTTGAGCTCAGCCAGCAGCTCACGGACGAAATGATCAGCTCAGTGGATGAACCCGTCCTCAGTGCCCTCATCATGGGCAAGGCGTCCGAAGCGAACGAACGGGGTGTGAAGTTGTCGCTGAGGACCCTGGGCTCCGCCTCCCTCACGGGATTGGCAGTCCAGGACCTCGTCACCATTCTGGGCAACCTCCTGGACAATGCCATTGACGCGGCTGCGGACGGCGAGGCACCCCGGGAGGTGGAACTGACAGTGGAGTCCGACGCCGAGGGACTGGACATCACCGTGCGGGATTCGGGCTCGGGGGTTGACCCCGAAGCGGTGGAACATATCTTCAAGCACGGCTTCAGCACCAAAAAGGCTGGCCCCTTCGGACGTGGAGTAGGCCTGGCCCTGGTCCGGCAGGCAGTGCAGCGCCTGGACGGTACGATGACCATCACAGGCACGGACGGAGCCCAGTTCCATGTCTTCCTGCCGGCCATGGCGCCCGGTGCCGACAAAGAGGAGCAGTACCAGTGA